AGTTCACTACTTGTGAAACGTTTAATTATTCGAATGTATCAGCAGAATTTTTTGGATAACTCGGTTAATCATCCTAATCAAGATCGATTATTGGATTACAAAATTTTTTTTTATTCTGAGTTTTATTCTCAGATTCTATCTGAGGGGTTTGCGATTGTTGTGGAAATCCCATTCTCGCTACGGGAATTATCTTgtccgaaagaaaaagaaataccaaaGTTTCAGAATTTACGCTCTATTCATTCAATATTTCCCTTTTTAGAAGACAAATTTTTGCATTTGGATTATCTATCACATATAGAAATACCCTATCCTATCCATTTGgaaatcttggttcaactccttcAATACCGTATCCAAGATGTTCCATCTTTGCATTTATTGCGATTCTTTCTCAACTACTATTCGAATTGGAATAGTTTTATTACTTCAATGAAATCCattcttttttttcaaaaagaaaataaaagactaGTTAAATTCCTATATAACTCTTATGTATCAGAATAtgaatttttcttgttgtttcttCGTAAACAATCTTCTTGCTTACCATTAGCATATTCTGGAACTTTTCTGGAACGAATCCACTTTTCTAGGAAGATGGAACATTTTGGGATAATGTACCCTGGTTTTTCTCGGAAAACCTTATGGTTCTTTATGGATCCTCTTATACATTATGTTCGATATCAAGGAAAGGCAATTCTTGCATCAAAAggcagtttttttttgaaaaagaaatgGAAATGCTACCTTATCAATTTCTGGCaatattatttctttttttggaCTCAGCCGCGAAGAATCCATATAAACCAATTAGCAAACTCTTGCTTCGATTTTATGGGATACCTTTCAAGTGTACCAAAAAGTCCTTTGTTGGTAAGGAATCAAATGCTGGAGAATTCATTTCTCATAGATACTCGAATGAAAAAATTCGATACCATAGTCCCCGCTACTCTCCTCATAGGATACTTATCAAAAGCTCAATTTTGTACTGGATCGGGGCATCCTATTAGTAAACCCATTTGGACGGATTTATCAGATTGGGATATTCTTGATCGATTTGGTCGGATATGTAGAAAtctttttcattatcatagtggaTCTTCGAAAAAACGGACTTTGTATCGACTAAAGTATATACTTCGACTTTCATGCGCTAGAACTTTAGCTCGTAAACATAAAAGCACGGTACGAACTTTTATGCAACGATTGGGTTcggcatttttagaagaattttttACGGAAGAAGAGCAAGTTTTTTCTTTGATGTTCACCAAAACAACTCTTTTTTCTTTCAGTGGATCACACACTGAGCGTATTTGGTATTTGGATATTATAGGTATCAATGACCTGGTCAACCCTCTTAATTAATCATTAGACAAAACTAATAAACAGGAAAGGGTTGATAAATGATCAAGaaaaaactttcatatttttcATTCTGAAATGTTCCTTTTATTATAATAAAGAGTAGGTGAATCAACTTACTAATTAAAAAATTAGTAGAACTTCCTCTTTGGAATAGAATATTGGCTATTTCTACATAGGGAAAGTCGTGTGCAATGAAAAATGCAAGCACGATTTGGGGAGGGATTTTTCTCTATTGTAACAAGGAAGAATTATCTACTCCATCCGACTAGTTCCGGGTTCGAGTCCCGGGCAACCCATATAGAAAAGACCCATCAAAGTTTTTAACTTTTACTCACTTCATTTACAAATAcaaaattattggtttggttaatTTATTTATATGGATAGCCAATCTTTGGGCTGACTTGGTTGACATTGGTATATAGTCTATGTTATACTGTTAAATAACAAGCCTTCTATTATCTATATTCTAGTTAATACGTGTGCTTGGGAGTCCTTGCAATTTGAATAAACCAAGATCTTACCATGACTGCAATTTTAGAGACGCGAAAGTACAAGCCTGTGGGGTCGCTTCTGCAACTGGATAACTAGCACTGAAAATCGTCTTTACATCGGATGGTTCGGTGTTTTGATGATCCCTACCTTATTGACCGCAACTTCTGTATTTATTATCGCCTTCATCGCTGCCCCTCCAGTAGATATTGATGGTATTCGCGAGCCTGTTTCTGGTTCTTTACTTTATGGAAACAATATTATCTCTGGTGCTATTATTCCTACTTCTGCGGCGATCGGATTGCACTTTTACCCAATTTGGGAAGCTGCATCTGTTGATGAGTGGTTATACAATGGTGGTCCTTATGAGCTAATTGTTCTACACTTCTTACTTGGTGTAGCTTGTTATATGGGTCGTGAGTGGGAACTTAGTTTCCGTCTGGGTATGCGTCCTTGGATTGCTGTTGCATATTCAGCTCCTGTTGCAGCTGCTACTGCTGTTTTCTTGATTTACCCTATTGGTCAAGGAAGCTTTTCTGATGGTATGCCTTTAGGAATCTCTGGTACTTTCAACTTTATGATTGTATTCCAGGCAGAGCACAACATCCTTATGCATCCATTCCACATGTTAGGTGTAGCTGGTGTATTCGGCGGTTCCCTATTCAGTGCTATGCATGGTTCCTTGGTAACCTCTAGTTTGATCAGGGAAACTACTGAAAATGAATCTGCTAATGAGGGTTACAAATTTGGTCAAGAGGAAGAGACTTATAATATTGTGGCTGCTCATGGTTATTTTGGCCGATTAATCTTCCAATATGCTAGTTTCAACAACTCTCGTTCTTTACACTTCTTCTTGGCTGCTTGGCCTGTAGTAGGAATCTGGTTCACTGCTTTAGGTATTAGTACTATGGCTTTCAACCTAAATGGTTTCAATTTCAACCAATCTGTAGTTGATAGTCAAGGTCGCGTTATTAATACTTGGGCTGATATCATCAACCGTGCTAACCTTGGTATGGAAGTAATGCACGAACGTAATGCTCACAACTTCCCTCTAGACTTAGCTGCTGTTGAAGTTCCAGCTATTAATGGATAAGGTTTTTCTGCTAACATATAAGAATTTTTGAAGAAAGAAAAGACAAAAATACCCAATATCTTGTTCTAGCAAGATATTGGGTattttgaatcttttttttcttcttaatcTTTCTATTCAGAATTCAGTTAACGACGAGATTTAGTATCCTTTCTTGCATTTTCATAACTCGTAAAATGCCGAGTAGGCACGAATTCTCCCAATTTGCGACCTACCATAGGATTTGTTATGTAAATAGGTATATGTTCCTTTCCATTATGAATCGCAATTGTATGGCCAACCATTGTGGGTAGAATGCTAGATGCCCGGGACCACgttactattgtttctttctcctccttcatattgaccttttctatctttgccaata
This sequence is a window from Hordeum vulgare subsp. vulgare unplaced genomic scaffold, MorexV3_pseudomolecules_assembly, whole genome shotgun sequence. Protein-coding genes within it:
- the LOC123419615 gene encoding photosystem II protein D1-like, whose product is MGRGQVRRESTSLWGRFCNWITSTENRLYIGWFGVLMIPTLLTATSVFIIAFIAAPPVDIDGIREPVSGSLLYGNNIISGAIIPTSAAIGLHFYPIWEAASVDEWLYNGGPYELIVLHFLLGVACYMGREWELSFRLGMRPWIAVAYSAPVAAATAVFLIYPIGQGSFSDGMPLGISGTFNFMIVFQAEHNILMHPFHMLGVAGVFGGSLFSAMHGSLVTSSLIRETTENESANEGYKFGQEEETYNIVAAHGYFGRLIFQYASFNNSRSLHFFLAAWPVVGIWFTALGISTMAFNLNGFNFNQSVVDSQGRVINTWADIINRANLGMEVMHERNAHNFPLDLAAVEVPAING